In Oscarella lobularis chromosome 18, ooOscLobu1.1, whole genome shotgun sequence, the following proteins share a genomic window:
- the LOC136198081 gene encoding protein eyes shut homolog, which produces MTRNHLLPFLASSFLLLGITTAQLPSLCSDTEANADPTCPPDEVCATNAGAAPQQQTITWSLSSVSSNASPARLDVRVVNEGDRVTFQTDGSFQNSRELEIYRVASESALNACDETNGVRIGFLAPRDPLQANPPVGHDFEIDVTANLATGFNYFVSVRTDGGDNPNIALSNCEQGARLIVVVVKPEKCGDPRNLCSGRAPCVVTPTSADNVACRCPVGYYGDFCEFVDGCLGNGACGPDPNEDGVCRRSGSCNFTCDCAPGRASSNPTPPTQSCDASVPILCSEKPCKNGGTCASNGAVCECLFGTEGRFCHLLTDCESNPCVNGGTCVNAFRSYACFCPPGFTGINCEINVDECAIGGDPCFNGGTCVDSINTINCQCPNEWIGKQCQIRKDDCATQLCQNGATCVDGDFEFTCNCAPGFTGLFCDVDIDECASSPCQNGGECVDEIAQYVCRCPVSHTGINCETDIDECASSPCRNGGTCNPRRSGGFFCECILGFEGDRCQTNIDDCFFDPCQNGATCRDGINRRTCECLAGYTGLDCEIEIDECASNPCLNGGTCTDEIDGFDCNCVDGYTGTTCITDIDECASSPCQNGGTCIDRLNGYICECPSSHRGDHCEININECASSPCRNGGTCVERRIGGFVCECLLGFAGIHCETDLDDCRSNPCHNGGTCVDGTNVHTCECLPGYTGLDCETEIDECASNPCLNGGTCTDKIDGFDCDCVDGYTGTTCITDIDECASSPCQNGGTCIDRLNGYICECPSSHRGDRCEIDIDECASSPCRNGGTCNQRSSGGFFCECLRGFEGDRCQTNIDDCASMPCQNGGQCVDRINAFVCQCLDGFTGDRCETNINECESMPCQNGGTCYDGINSYACDCRAGFTGVHCEIDIDECVSSPCRNDGTCVDKIAGYICECSPGFTGTHCETDIDECASLPCQNDGTCVDEVNGFRCICLGSFHTGRLCEVNVPQCSSNPCQNGATCDERRRGFFCECLNGFEGVFCEINIDDCASTPCRNDGTCVDGVNRFDCDCLEGFTGTHCETNIDECASMPCENDGTCRDEVDGYMCDCIAGFTGVNCETNIDECASMPCENDATCVDMVNAYECRCAPGFTGTHCETNIDECASSPCRNDGTCIDQVNGFQCVCLLPFHTGRICEADISQCLSMPCQNGATCNDRRRGFFCECLNGFEGDRCQTNIDECASSPCQNDGTCNDGINRFDCDCVKGFTGDHCETNIDECASMPCQNDGTCVDEIDSYMCQCVAGFTGVNCETNIDECASTPCRNNGTCDDGINERTCLCLPGYTGEDCETDINECASKPCQNGALCLDFVNHFRCRCVPGWTGTLCEFEVRECLSDPCRHGATCHEPDINKFICTCAPGFTGAFCETDIDECASMPCFNGGTCIDGIDGYTCECLGGFGGDNCEILTDACRLLNGPCLNGGTCVNIPTAVGDFSSLDPALPPVTDAYRCMCPELYQGRICEEFIPLPPPPVVPPPPPDQALPPPPVVPPPPPVRVLPPPPVMIPPPPASGCDLRPCLNGGSCVSVSGGTNNFCVCSLGFFGTRCENDDPPINVPSFGGNGVNSFIEYPPSVGLSFSSTLTVSLKTTSSNGLIALVTSLPDASTEFIAIHLVDGKPSFRLKTGVGVVTEISGPNEINDGEFHELAIRPNGGGNLNFEVDGNVIGQGPFPSPISPTRIYLGGVPSPSLLTSFDPVSSPVVGFAGCIRSFGLDGNELRIVDDASAGANVAECPTTDACSPNPCQNGGTCRSIGSSSFECNCTDGFEGALCDRTKCSDNPCQHGGTCVVDNAVTIGYRCVCAVFYDGMMCEKTIASTNTSYAYFGSSFSIWFVDSDTVRARLDLDFEIIPNRQSITATVILFLRPNSDFFAVVLRDGSVQVVADLGSGVGTISHPLKLPVNVATKVTIRRLRRDVDLTVAGGGTVSGTIPGGFNLLDVDSSFIVGAGAVSASLRSIASIPDSGFEGCIDNVILNGAIVDSADFENGFDVRFCEFDPCATNACENGGTCAARGNSAACACSPLFTGPQCEFPNNPVLPCDGVDCGMGECRVVNGMNAVCVCPVGKGGDSCGDDVTYDRAMFSDSSASFVAFPRPSALRVTTTISFVVKPDALNGLLVYVAGPTRDFVAVGLYDGFLEFRYNLGSGTAVLRSANRLELGRWHSVTATRNRKEGTLTIDGTEVMGSSTGSSSLLDVTTELFIGGHDDYTMILPGAGLASGLTGCISAIFVNGVEYDVNGASRGRGVVECAAHPCDELNCLNGGTCAEVGASGAFVCVCPATFTGATCESTVMNACDLGMDSCSSASFCIFDWTTGRFRCQCPTSALTPLSGENCTQEEHFVVARYKGYSYSAYTFFQVTRRRTEISFNLSVAQNNGLIFYAKGNVDFFALGIRNGFLEARYNLGTGSALVIVPVNIAVSSVPTFHSVVVSRVDRSVTITIDGIRVIGSPSPGSATSLNVGPEFFLGGIPISSADLREYESVLGGDFQQGLVGCVGNLKVNGVSVDLQMDIRRGADVGSCDDFFF; this is translated from the exons ATGACGCGAAATCATCTCCTCCCCTTCCTCGCCTCATCGTTTCTCCTACTCGGCATCACAACCGCTCAACTGCCATCCCTATGCAGCGACACGGAAGCAAATGCCGATCCAACGTGCCCCCCAGACGAAGTGTGCGCCACGAACGCAGGCGCTGCGCCACAACAACAAACAATCACTTGGTCCCTATCGAgcgtgtcgtcgaacgcgagtcccgctcgtctcgacgttcgcgtcgtcaacgaaggCGATCGCGTAACGTTTCAAACGGACGGCTCCTTTCAAAACAGTCGGGAACTCGAGATCTATCGCGTCGCGTCCGAGAGCGCGTTGAACGcgtgcgacgagacgaacggCGTTCGAATCGGGTTCCTCGCACCGCGAGATCCGCTCCAAGCGAATCCGCCCGTCGGACATGACTtcgagatcgacgtcacAGCCAATCTTGCGACGGGCTTCAATTATTTCGTATCCGTTCGCAcagacggcggcgacaatcCGAACATCGCTCTGAGTAACTGCGAACAAGGCGCTCgactcatcgtcgtcgtcgttaaACCGGAAAAATGCGGCGATCCGCGCAATTTGTGTAGCGGACGAGCGCCGTGCGTCGTCACGCCCACGTCCGCCGACAACGTCGCCTGTCGTTGCCCCGTCGGCTATTACGGCGATTTCTGCGAATTCGTTGACGGTTGCCTAGGCAACGGGGCATGCGGTCCGGATccgaacgaagacggcgtgtgtcgtcgaagcggcAGTTGCAATTTCACGTGCGATTGTGCTCCGGGTCGCGCCAGTTCGAATCCGACTCCGCCGACGCAATCGTGCGACGCAAGCGTGCCGATCTTGTGTAGTGAGAAACCGTGCaagaacggcggcacgtgcgcGTCAAACGGCGCTGTATGCGAATGCCTGTTCGGCACCGAAGGCCGATTTTGTCATCTTCTAACCGACTGCGAGTCGAATCCGTGCGtaaacggcggcacgtgcgtaAACGCGTTCAGGTCGTACGCGTGCTTTTGTCCGCCCGGTTTCACGGGGATCAATTGCGAGATCAatgtcgacgaatgcgccATCGGTGGCGATCCTTGTTTCAATGGAGGAACGTGCGTCGATTCAATCAATACTATTAACTGTCAATGTCCCAACGAATGGATAGGCAAACAGTGTCAAATACGAAAGGACGACTGCGCGACCCAACTGTGTCAAAACGGCgcgacgtgcgtcgacggcgacttcGAATTCACATGTAATTGCGCGCCCGGATTCACGGGGCTCttctgcgacgtcgacatcgacgagtgcgcctcgtcgccgtgccagaacggcggcgaatGCGTTGACGAAATTGCTCAGTACGTCTGCCGATGTCCTGTAAGTCATACAGGCATCAATTGCGAGACGgatatcgacgagtgcgcgtcgtcgccgtgtcgcaacggcggcacgtgcaatCCGCGTCGATCCGGCGGTTTCTTCTGCGAATGTATACTGGGCTTCGAAGGCGATCGATGTCAGACGAATATCGACGATTGTTTCTTCGATccgtgtcaaaacggcgCCACGTGTCGCGACGGAATCAATCGACGCACGTGCGAGTGTCTAGCGGGTTATACGGGACTGGACTGCGAGATTGagatcgacgagtgcgcgtcgaatccgtgcttgaacggcggaacgtgcaCGGATGAAATCGACGGGTTTGATTGCAATTGCGTCGACGGATATACGGGGACGACCTGTATTACGGATATCGATGAgtgcgcttcgtcgccgtgtcaaaacggcggcacgtgcatCGATCGACTAAACGGATATATTTGCGAATGTCCGTCGAGTCATCGGGGCGATCATTGCGAGATCAACATCAAcgaatgcgcgtcgtcgccgtgccgtAACGGCGGCACttgcgtcgaacgacgaatcGGCGGTTTCGTTTGCGAATGTCTTCTCGGTTTCGCGGGAATTCATTGCGAAACGGATTTAGACGACTGCCGGTCAAATCCGTGTCACAACGGCGggacgtgcgtcgacggcacgaACGTTCACACGTGCGAGTGCCTACCGGGTTATACTGGGCTCGACTGCGAgacggaaatcgacgagtgcgcttCGAATCCGTGCttgaacggcggcacgtgtaCAGATAAAATCGACGGGTTTGATTGCGATTGCGTCGACGGATATACGGGGACGACCTGTATTACGgatatcgacgagtgcgcttcgtcgccgtgtcaaaacggcggcacgtgcatCGATCGACTAAACGGATATATTTGCGAATGTCCGTCGAGTCATCGGGGCGATCGATGCGAGATcgatatcgacgagtgcgcgtcgtcgccgtgccgtaacggcggcacgtgcaatCAGCGTTCCTCCGGCGGTTTCTTTTGCGAGTGTTTGCGCGGTTTTGAAGGCGATCGATGCCAGACGAATATCGACGATTGCGCGTCGATGCCGTGTCAGAATGGGGGGCAATGCGTCGACCGAATCAACGCGTTCGTGTGCCAATGTCTCGACGGATTTACGGGCGATCGTTGCGAGACGAACATCAACGAGTGCGAATCGATGCCgtgtcagaacggcggcacgtgctaCGACGGAATCAATAGTTATGCGTGCGATTGTCGGGCCGGATTCACCGGCGTTCATTGCGAgatcgatatcgacgaatgcgtttcgtcgccgtgtcgaaacgacggcacgtgcgtcgatAAAATCGCCGGGTATATATGCGAATGTTCGCCCGGATTCACCGGGACGCACTGCGAAAcggacatcgacgaatgcgcctCGTTGCCGTGTCAAAACGACGGtacgtgcgtcgacgaagtcaaCGGATTCCGCTGCATTTGTCTCGGCTCGTTTCACACGGGACGACTCTGCGAAGTCAACGTGCCCCAATGTTCGTCGAATccgtgtcaaaacggcgcgacgtgcgacgaacgtcggcgCGGTTTCTTCTGCGAATGTTTGAACGGTTTCGAGGGCGTCTTCTGCGAGATTAACATCGACGattgcgcgtcgacgccgtgccgaaacgacggcacgtgcgtGGACGGCGTCAATCGATTCGACTGCGATTGTCTCGAAGGATTCACGGGCACGcattgcgagacgaatatcgacgaatgcgcgtcgaTGCCGTGCGAGAATGACGGCACGtgtcgcgacgaagtcgacggcTATATGTGCGACTGCATCGCCGGTTTCACCGGCGTTAATTGCGAGAcgaacatcgacgaatgcgcgtcgaTGCCGTGCGAGAACGACGCCACGTGCGTCGACATGGTGAACGCGTACGAGTGTCGCTGTGCACCCGGCTTCACCGGAACGcactgcgagacgaatatcgacgaatgcgcttcgtcgccgtgtcgAAACGATGGGACCTGTATCGACCAAGTGAACGGATTTCAATGCGTCTGTCTTTTGCCGTTTCACACGGGACGAATCTGCGAGGCGGATATATCGCAATGTTTGTCAATGccgtgtcaaaacggcgCAACGTGcaacgatcgtcgtcgcggcttCTTCTGCGAATGTTTGAACGGTTTCGAAGGCGATCGATGCCAGAcgaatatcgacgaatgcgcttcgtcgccgtgccaAAACGACGGCACTTGCAACGACGGCATTAACCGATTCGACTGCGACTGTGTCAAAGGATTTACGGGCGATCATTGCGAGACgaacatcgacgagtgcgcgtcgatGCCGTGCCAAAacgacggcacgtgcgtcgacgaaatcgataGTTATATGTGCCAATGCGTCGCCGGTTTTACCGGCGTCAActgcgagacgaacatcgacgaatgcgcgtcgacgccgtgtcggaacaacggaacgtgcgacgacggaatcAACGAACGAACGTGCCTCTGTCTGCCTGGATACACCGGAGAAGACTGCGAGACGGACATCAACGAATGCGCGTCGAAACCGTGCCAAAACGGCGCTCTCTGCCTCGACTTTGTCAATCATTTTCGCTGTCGATGCGTGCCCGGCTGGACGGGGACGCTGTGCGAGTTCGAAGTGCGCGAATGTCTCTCCGATCCGTGTCGACACGGCGCCACGTGTCACGAGCCGGACATCAATAAATTCATCTGTACGTGCGCTCCCGGGTTCACCGGGGCCTTCTGCGAGACGgatatcgacgagtgcgcgtcgatGCCGTGCTtcaacggcggcacgtgcatCGACGGAATCGACGGATACACGTGCGAATGCCTGGGCGgattcggcggcgacaatTGCGAGATTCTAACTGACGCTTGTCGTCTTCTCAACGGCCCGTGTCTCAACGGCGGAACGTGTGTTAACATTCCAACGGCAGTCGgcgatttctcgtcgctAGATCCCGCTCTTCCGCCCGTCACCGACGCGTATCGTTGCATGTGTCCCGAACTCTACCAGGGTCGCATTTGCGAGGAATTTAttccgcttccgccgccgcctgtcgttccgccgccgccgcccgatcaggcgctgccgccgccgcccgtcgttccaccgccgccacccgTTCGAGTTCTTCCGCCACCACCCGTGATGAttcctccgccgccggcgtcggGTTGCGATCTAAGGCCGTGTCTCAACGGCGGCTCGTGCGTATCTGTTAGTGGTGGGACGAATAATTTCTGCGTTTGTTCGCTCGGTTTCTTCGGTACCCGATGCGAAAATG ATGATCCCCCAATCAATGTTCCGTCGTTTGGCGGAAACGGCGTCAACTCGTTCATCGAATATCCGCCTTCAGTGGGACTAAGCTTCAGCTCGACACTGACGGTTTCCCTTAAGACGACGAGTTCAAACGGTCTGATTGCTCTCGTCACGAGCCTTCCCGACGCCAGCACAGAGTTCATCGCTAttcatctcgtcgacggcaaacCTAGTTTTAGGCTGAAAACTGGAGTTGGAGTTGTCACTGAGATTTCAGGACCAAACGAAATCAACGATGGAGAATTTCACGAATTGGCAATCAG acCCAATGGAGGAGgaaatttaaattttgaaGTCGACGGAAACGTTATTGGTCAAGGCCCGTTTCCTTCACCCATATCCCCCACTCGAATCTACCTTGGCggcgtgccgtcgccgtcgctcctAACCAGCTTCGATCCCGTTTCGTCGCCCGTTGTCGGTTTCGCCGGCTGCATTCGCTCGTTCGGCCTCGACGGAAACGAACTccggatcgtcgacgacgcgagcgcCGGCGCCAACGTCGCCGAGTGTCCGACGACGGACGCCTGCTCGCCGAATCCGTGCCAAAACGGCGGAACGTGTCGAAGCatcggctcgtcgtcgttcgagtgCAATTGCACGGACGGTTTTGAAGGAGCGCTCTGCGATCGAACGAAATGTTCCGACAATCCTTGCCAACACGGCGGCACCTGCGTCGTCGACAACGCCGTCACGATCGGATATCGATGCGTTTGTGCCGTTTTCTACGACGGTATGATGTGCGAGAAGACAA TCGCTTCTACGAACACGAGTTACGCCTATTTTGGCTCTTCGTTCAGCATCTGGTTCGTCGATTCGGACACCGTGAGAGCTCGTCTCGATCTCGACTTTGAGATAATACCGAATCGCCAATCAATAACCGCAACCGTCATATTATTCCTTCGACCGAACAGcgactttttcgccgtcgtacTTCGCGACGGAAGCGTccaagtcgtcgccgaccTCGGCAGCGGCGTCGGAACGATTTCCCACCCGTTAAAACTTCCCGTCAACGTGGCAACCAAAgtgacgattcgtcgtcttagacgcgacgtcgatctcaccgtcgccggcggcggcaccgtaTCGGGAACGATCCCGGGCGGATTCAaccttctcgacgtcgatagCTCGTTCatcgtcggcgccggcgccgttTCCGCGTCTCTCCGTTCCATCGCATCCATACCGGATTCCGGCTTCGAGGGTTGCATCGATAACGTTATTCTCAACGGGGctatcgtcgattcggcggaTTTCGAAAACGGCTTCGACGTTCGCTTTTGCGAGTTCGATCCGTGCGCGACTAATGCGTGCGAGAACGGTGGCACTTGCGCGGCGAGAGGCAACTCGGCCGCGTGCGCGTGTTCGCCGCTGTTCACTGGGCCCCAATGCGAATTTCCCAACAATCCGGTTCTCCCCTGCGATGGAGTCGATTGCGGAATGGGCGAGTGTCGCGTTGTGAACGGCATGAACGCCGTCTGCGTGTGTCCCGTCGGTAAAGGCGGCGACAgctgcggcgacgacgtgacgtaCGATAGAGCCATGTTCTCcgattcgtcggcgtcgttcgtcgcttttccgAGGCCCAGCGCTCTtcgcgtgacgacgacgatatcgTTTGTCGTCAAGCCGGACGCGTTGAACGGTCTCCTCGTCTACGTCGCCGGACCGACGCgagatttcgtcgccgtcggactTTACGACGGATTTTTGGAATTCCGCTACAACTTGGGCAGCGGTACGGCCGTTCTTCGTTCCGCCAATCGACTGGAGTTGGGACGTTGGCACAGCGTGACGGCAACTCGAAACAGAAAAGAAG GTACCCTTACAATTGACGGCACCGAAGTGATGGGATCGTCGacgggatcgtcgtcgcttctcgacgtcacgaCGGAACTTTTTATAGGCGGTCACGACGACTATACTATG ATTTTGCCGGGTGCCGGATTGGCTTCTGGTCTCACCGGCTGCATATCGGCGATCTTTGTCAACGGCGTCGAATACGACGTCAACGGTGCGTCGCGCGgtcgcggcgtcgtcgaatgcgCCGCGCATCCGTGCGACGAGCTGAACTGTctgaacggcggcacgtgcgcTGAAGTCGGCGCGAGCGGCGCCTTCGTCTGCGTCTGTCCGGCGACGTTTACCGGTGCCACGTGCGAGTCGACTGTGATGAATGCGTGCGATTTGGGAATGGATTCGTGCAGTTCTGCGAGCTTTTGCATTTTCGATTGGACGACGGGGAGGTTCCGGTGTCAGTGTCCGACGAGTGCGCTCACTCCGTTGAGCGGCGAAAATTGCACTCAAG AGGAGcactttgtcgtcgctcgctACAAGGGCTACAGCTATTCGGCTTACACTTTCTTCCAAGTGACTAGACGACGAACGGAGATCAGCTTTAATCTCTCGGTGGCCCAAAACAATGGTCTCATATTTTATGCCAAG GGTAACGTTGATTTCTTTGCCCTTGGAATACGCAACGGTTTCCTCGAAGCCAG GTATAACCTAGGAACTGGTTCTGCACTCGTTATTGTGCCAGTCAACATCGCCGTCTCCTCCGTCCCGACGTTTCACTCTGTTGTGGTATCGAG AGTTGACCGCTCCGTCACGATTACGATTGACGGCATCAGAGTGATTGGGTCTCCATCGCCCGGAAGCGCGACCTCACTCAACGTCGGCCCAGAATTCTTTCTCGGCGGCATTCCCATCTCGTCGGCCGATCTCCGCGAGTACGAATCGGTTCTGGGCGGCGACTTTCAACAGGGTCTCGTCGGCTGCGTGGGCAATCTGAAGGTGAACGGGGTATCTGTCGACCTTCAGATGGACATTCGCCGGGGAGCTGACGTCGGAAGctgcgacgatttcttcttttag